The Desmonostoc muscorum LEGE 12446 genome includes a region encoding these proteins:
- the bchI gene encoding magnesium chelatase ATPase subunit I yields MSPTAQSTASARRVVFPFTAIVGQEEMKLALLLNVIDPKIGGVMIMGDRGTGKSTTIRALADLLPEISVVANDPFSSDPSDPDLMSDEVRQLLEQGAEIPVAHKKVQMVDLPLGATEDRVCGTIDIEKALSEGVKAFEPGLLAKANRGILYVDEVNLLDDHLVDVLLDSAASGWNTVEREGISIRHPARFVLVGSGNPEEGELRPQLLDRFGMHAEIHTVKEPALRVQIVEQRAEFDQNPPGFLEKYKPEQEALQEKIVNAQQLLPEVKIEYDLRVKISEVCSELDVDGLRGDIVSNRAAKALTAFEARTEVTVDDIRRVITLCLRHRLRKDPLESIDSGYKVAKAFSRVFGVELQEDDTAQKNGTGQKLGVRS; encoded by the coding sequence TGCTGTTGAACGTGATTGACCCCAAAATTGGTGGTGTCATGATTATGGGCGATCGCGGTACCGGTAAATCCACAACTATCCGGGCGCTGGCGGATCTGCTGCCAGAAATCTCTGTGGTTGCCAATGACCCGTTTAGTAGCGATCCTAGTGACCCTGACTTGATGAGCGATGAAGTCCGCCAACTGTTAGAACAAGGGGCAGAAATTCCCGTAGCTCACAAAAAAGTCCAAATGGTAGACCTGCCCTTAGGAGCCACAGAAGACCGGGTTTGCGGCACCATCGACATCGAAAAGGCTTTATCTGAGGGTGTCAAAGCTTTTGAACCAGGATTGCTGGCAAAGGCTAACCGGGGCATTCTTTATGTGGATGAAGTCAACTTACTAGATGACCACCTTGTAGACGTACTACTCGATTCCGCCGCTAGTGGTTGGAACACTGTAGAACGGGAAGGCATTTCAATTCGTCACCCAGCACGTTTTGTTCTTGTGGGTTCTGGAAACCCAGAAGAAGGCGAACTGCGTCCCCAACTACTCGATCGCTTTGGGATGCACGCAGAAATTCATACAGTCAAAGAACCCGCCTTACGAGTACAAATCGTCGAACAACGAGCGGAATTTGACCAAAATCCGCCCGGATTTCTCGAAAAGTACAAACCTGAGCAAGAAGCATTACAAGAGAAAATTGTCAATGCCCAGCAACTATTACCAGAAGTAAAAATCGAGTATGATTTGCGGGTGAAAATTTCTGAAGTCTGCTCTGAACTGGATGTAGATGGTTTACGGGGTGACATTGTAAGTAACCGCGCCGCCAAAGCCTTAACGGCATTTGAAGCACGCACTGAAGTTACAGTTGATGATATCCGCCGCGTGATTACACTATGTTTGCGTCACAGACTGCGGAAAGACCCGTTAGAATCAATTGACTCTGGCTACAAAGTCGCCAAAGCTTTTAGCCGCGTCTTTGGTGTCGAACTCCAGGAAGATGATACTGCACAAAAAAATGGTACGGGTCAGAAGTTAGGAGTTAGGAGTTAG
- a CDS encoding Uma2 family endonuclease: MISAIKRRYTLDEYRAIEEKAEGRSEYRDGEIVPMPGGTLKHSRIGGNIFAFLKFLLRDTQFEPINSDLRLWIPEHRRGVYPDVMIFDGEPQLNGDRLDEVLNPILIVEVLSPSTADYDRQSKFRMYRSIPSFREYLLVEQDEPFVEHYSKQSQQGWLLSDFNGLEQSISLESVGMELPLTEIYRSVVFE, encoded by the coding sequence ATGATTTCTGCCATCAAGCGCCGCTACACTTTGGATGAATATCGCGCGATCGAAGAAAAAGCAGAAGGACGCAGCGAATATCGAGATGGAGAAATTGTACCTATGCCAGGAGGAACGCTTAAACATAGCCGCATCGGTGGTAATATTTTTGCCTTTCTCAAGTTTCTGCTGCGCGATACTCAATTTGAGCCGATTAATAGCGATTTACGGTTGTGGATTCCGGAACATCGACGCGGAGTATATCCAGATGTGATGATTTTTGATGGCGAACCGCAACTGAATGGCGATCGCTTGGATGAAGTATTGAACCCCATTTTGATTGTTGAAGTCTTATCCCCTTCCACCGCAGATTACGACCGACAAAGTAAATTTCGGATGTATCGATCAATTCCGAGTTTTCGTGAATATTTATTAGTGGAACAGGATGAACCTTTTGTTGAACACTATAGCAAGCAGAGTCAACAAGGTTGGTTGCTCAGTGATTTTAACGGCTTAGAGCAATCTATTTCCTTGGAGTCAGTTGGGATGGAATTACCGTTGACAGAAATTTATCGCAGCGTTGTTTTTGAATAA
- a CDS encoding phosphodiester glycosidase family protein has product MRKIWLLGLTLVTLAIVLWFNVRSLPRLIPTVAAPPPKPILYEQRNLPESIAHILLIPANSRFLVTPALSEKVGTVEEFAQKYGAIAIFNAGFFDPANQKSTSYVIIQGKLVADPKQNDRLVNNPNLKPYLGQIFNRTEFRRYLCGQTIKYDIALHNQSAPTGCQLVDAIGAGPRLLPKLTLVQEAFVDNANKRDALGSNQPNARTAVGITHDGSIVLVMVAQKPSARTNSGISLPALADFMKTLGIQKAMNLDGGSSSSVYYKGKTFYGKIDLEGNSIKRPVKSVLLVQEN; this is encoded by the coding sequence GTGAGGAAAATTTGGCTACTGGGTTTGACATTGGTTACTTTGGCGATCGTGTTGTGGTTTAATGTGCGTTCTTTGCCAAGGTTAATACCAACTGTTGCAGCTCCACCACCAAAACCTATCCTCTATGAACAGCGCAACTTGCCCGAAAGTATAGCGCATATCCTATTGATTCCAGCTAATAGCCGATTTTTGGTAACTCCTGCATTATCAGAGAAGGTAGGGACTGTAGAAGAATTTGCCCAGAAGTATGGAGCGATCGCCATTTTCAATGCAGGCTTTTTTGACCCAGCTAACCAAAAATCTACATCCTATGTCATCATACAAGGAAAATTGGTAGCTGACCCCAAACAAAACGATCGCTTAGTAAACAATCCCAACTTAAAACCTTACCTGGGTCAAATTTTCAACCGTACAGAATTCCGTCGCTACCTATGCGGGCAAACTATCAAATATGATATTGCTTTACACAATCAATCAGCACCAACTGGTTGTCAGTTGGTGGATGCTATAGGTGCTGGGCCGCGCCTATTACCAAAACTCACCTTAGTACAAGAAGCTTTTGTGGATAATGCCAATAAACGAGATGCACTTGGTAGCAATCAACCCAATGCTAGAACTGCTGTAGGAATTACCCATGATGGCAGTATTGTTTTAGTCATGGTGGCTCAAAAACCTTCAGCTAGGACTAACTCTGGTATATCCTTACCAGCGTTGGCAGATTTCATGAAAACCCTTGGTATTCAAAAAGCAATGAATTTAGATGGGGGTAGTTCGTCTTCCGTCTACTACAAGGGTAAAACCTTTTACGGAAAAATTGATTTGGAGGGAAATTCCATTAAGCGACCCGTGAAATCAGTTTTACTGGTTCAGGAAAACTAG
- a CDS encoding nucleotidyltransferase domain-containing protein translates to MKRIEVEQRTIFIGLAGSHGYGLNRPDSDLDYRGVFIAPKRYYLGFDHIEQKDAGWDEPGIFPFIDNNKDTVIYELKKILHLLSGANPNVLELLWLNNYPFLTPVGQHLINHKQLFLSKKVKHTYTGYAFAQIKKMESHRKWLLKPPQKKPIPSDFGIEDEPALTKDELNAFLEYLYNLIRGRIEFLEEAEQLYKLLTADIDFKGVLKQYTLPDETLEYTQKLTNSRKDFIRLLQKSQSYQTALREWKAYLSWQENRNPARAEMELKSGFDLKHGMHCIRLLRSGLEILRQGEVIVDRRIAGDVDDLKAILKGEYSYEQVMKMAEDLVAEMEIVYEQSALPHKPDLEQINDLCMELVEMQNW, encoded by the coding sequence ATGAAAAGAATAGAAGTTGAACAAAGAACTATTTTTATTGGTTTGGCAGGTAGCCACGGCTATGGTTTAAATCGTCCAGATTCAGACTTGGATTATCGGGGAGTGTTTATCGCACCCAAAAGATACTATTTGGGATTCGACCACATAGAACAAAAAGATGCTGGTTGGGATGAGCCAGGAATATTTCCATTTATAGATAACAACAAAGATACAGTTATATATGAATTAAAGAAAATCCTCCATTTATTATCGGGAGCCAACCCCAATGTTTTAGAATTACTGTGGTTAAATAACTATCCTTTTCTAACTCCAGTAGGACAGCATTTAATTAACCATAAACAATTATTTTTGAGCAAAAAGGTAAAGCATACTTACACTGGTTATGCCTTCGCTCAAATCAAAAAAATGGAAAGTCATCGCAAGTGGTTATTAAAGCCACCGCAAAAAAAGCCAATACCATCTGACTTTGGCATAGAAGACGAACCAGCGCTAACCAAAGATGAGCTAAATGCTTTTTTGGAATATCTTTATAACTTAATCAGAGGGCGGATTGAGTTTTTGGAAGAAGCTGAGCAATTATACAAATTGCTGACAGCAGATATTGATTTTAAGGGAGTATTAAAACAATATACTTTACCCGATGAGACTTTAGAATATACCCAAAAGTTAACTAATAGCCGTAAAGATTTTATCCGCCTGCTTCAGAAAAGTCAAAGTTATCAAACAGCCCTAAGAGAATGGAAGGCTTACTTATCTTGGCAGGAAAATAGAAATCCAGCTAGAGCAGAAATGGAACTCAAGTCTGGTTTTGACCTCAAACATGGGATGCACTGCATTAGATTGTTACGCAGTGGATTAGAAATATTGCGTCAAGGGGAAGTGATTGTAGATAGAAGAATAGCTGGTGATGTTGATGATTTAAAAGCTATCCTCAAGGGTGAGTATTCTTATGAACAGGTGATGAAAATGGCAGAAGATTTAGTTGCCGAAATGGAAATTGTTTACGAACAATCTGCCCTACCTCACAAACCCGATTTAGAGCAAATTAATGATTTGTGCATGGAATTAGTAGAAATGCAAAATTGGTAA